In the Silene latifolia isolate original U9 population chromosome 1, ASM4854445v1, whole genome shotgun sequence genome, CAATATTCCAAAACCCCTCAGGGGTCATCGGAGGAATATACCGATACCTGTGCCGTGAAACACCATCATGATGCTCACATCGAAGATTATGTTTGTTAATTTCTCCTTCTTTGCCCTCACCATCACCATGCACAGCATCATAAAACTTTTTACACTGTTTGCATTCTATTCCATTCAGGTTCTCTCTCTCAGCTTTTTTCCTGACAGGCTCCACAAATTTGAAGTCTTTTGGGCCAACTTTCCGTGCTTTCTGTACGTGCTTATCTGGACCAGGTCTAGGTCGCATGTCTTGTGTTTCATCATCGGAGCTATCAGAAACCGCCTCTTTGGAATTAAGGGTTGTAGCATTGTGCTGATTGTCCTGCACTGCCTTGATTAGGTTTCCTCTAATGTTGTCGTAAGGGGTATCAAGGAAATCATCATGTGGGTCAGCCCCACCAGGGCTTTGACGAGAGCGAGTCTCTCTCCAGCCAGATGCAGGGCGCTTTGTGCCAGCTGATGAGCTCAGAACTTTTTTGGTGGTCCAATTTGTTCGGACAGGAGATGAAGAACAAGGTGGAGAGCGGGAGTTAGCCATTTGATTTAGTTGGCCACTTAGTTCATCGTCTGAGTTCTGCATGGAATCAACTTCTTTCTTTACTTTGCTTAGTTCAGCACCGAATACATTACCTACAggattttttattttgatttctgCATTACATGGTCAATTGTCAGACATtttctatatgttttttttttctaagaaATCAGAAATCTTTTGCATATGAACAAAATAAACTTGGCAAATGCAGGGAAAAAAAGGGGAATATATTAATGGTTGGTGTTTAATGACTACAAGAAGTCAACAACATTACCGCCATATCCCAAGGGGTCCCCAGCAAATTGAAAGCAAGGGGGGTCGGATATACGCAGCCTTGCCTTTGTGTTAACAATCTAGAGAGATTGTTTTCAATGACCCATAATAGAATTTGCGTCAAGAATTGAACATTAATGCATGCCACTCGACAATAAAAAGAAATGCAATCAGTTTAGTGAGACAATGACCTTAATTccatcataattcataatcaatGATAAATGAAAAGAAAGTTAGACTACGCTCATGAAACCTCGGTGACGGTTTCCGCCTTTTTGGCTGAACGATCTTTACAGATGCAGGGAAATGAAAAAGGTCAGATGTTCATGTGTAATAATTAGTGATATTAAAGTCAAATTATGCAATTCAAACTTCAGTGACAGTTTCTTGCAGCGACTCTTACCAGGTGGTGCAGAAGTTTTGTTATCGTTGCTTAAGTGATCACTTCCCTCTTCTTCCTTAATCTGGAGCAGCATCCCTTCACTGGTAGGACCTAATTTCCTAAGAAGGAAAATTTGCTGGGATTTAAGCTTTTTATATGCAGCGACAACATCTCTTCGTTTCTGAGATTCTGCTGATAACTCAGCGTTTTTAAGTTCAAGCTGTTTGGCCAAAACATTAACATTGGGCGTCATGCTAGTCCCGTTTCTAGGCTTATCCCGACATTCTTCAACGTTGTTTTCCAAATTAGTAATTCTAGACAGAAGTACTTGCTTCTCTTTCTCACATGCACTCAGCAGCTGTTCCTTCTTTGTCAATTCAGACTTGTTTCTGTTGACTTGTTCGACTGATTGTTCTTGCAAATGAGTCGCCTCCTCTAATTCAATGCTTTTTCTCCTAAGCTCGTTTCTTAGACCACTTACACAGGCTTCCATGTTTTCTAGCTGCACTGCAAGTTGTTTCTTTTCTTTCTCAAAattactgaccatttgctcatgGTTAGAAATGGTCAGCGTTTGTGTATCAATCTTCCGAATAAACTCCTTTTCCAACTTTTTTCCCTTATTAACCTCTTCATGCTTTTCTTGAAGATCTTTGCTGAGAGTCATGACCTTTTCCTCCTGTTCTCTGAACTTTTCAAGGAGGGAGTttattttctcttctttttctttcaaCTGCTTTTCAATGCTTATAATGACAGATGACTTCGACTCAACAACTTCAAGCAACTTAGCATGAAACCGCGATCCTTCATCAACCTCTTTTGTCTTTGTGGCCAACATCTCCTCCAGCACAGCAACTCTTTCGAGTAGCTTCACATTCTCGGTTTGGGCAGCCTTGCATTCTTCAATGGCTTGTTCCTTCTCAACAAAAATGCCGTTTAATTGATTCTTCAGGTCACTAACTTGTCCTTTCCACTCGTCTTCGGCAACTGCCCTTGCTTCAGAATACAACTTCTCAGCACATTTTGAGTTCTTCTGAAAATTGGGGTAAAGCTGACTACAAAAGATATACTCCACCTGCGAAATTCTATCTTTGGCTTCTTGGATTGAAGCCACTAGAATAGTGCTCAGCCCTGATATGTACTTTGTGTCATTGCCCTCCACGGGAAGGCCCATTTCCGGACTCTTCTCCGAGTCCAAATAATTACATTGCATATCTCTGCTTTCAAAAAAGAAGAATACCACTCATTCCTAGTCTCCTAGTCTCTTAGATATACCTACAAAAATGGCAAACTCACCTCATCAATAAAAACCTTGTTCCACCAAACAACGCAATTAAATATGTACCAAGAAGAAGTTTCATCCATATAAGATTAAAGTCTTCACAAGAGTTGCTTGATCTAAATAAAAAGTATGCATCTAATCAGCATCGTGCCCGCAATACACTAATAGAAGTCACATTCAGTGATTACAGTCTTTATTACAAAAATGAACCATCTAACAAAAATCAGGGGTTAGCAGCAGCAATCTATCTACCCTAAAAACCAAGACAAAACTCATATACAACCATTAGTATGCGTGTACAACGAATGTTATACGTCTTATTACACTGGTGGAGCTAGGGGACCTAGCACGAACGATCATCCTTCCTGTGCAccagcaatttgaaattgaagttaaAATGTTAAACATTTCAGCTTATTTTCTATTTTACCTTGTTCCGTCAATAATTTTCCCCGTTCTTTAACAAAAAATCCTGATTCCGCCACTGTCTTATCTAATAAATGATTTAATGACTATTCTCCGAATACAACCGTCTTACACAAGACTAACCGATAAACTAATAAGAAATTGTATAACCAATCTGAATCCCATTTCATAAAATAATAACACTATCACTCAAAAATCTTTCCATCTAGCTAATCCAAAGTTCACCGCATCCTCACACCACCATTTTTCGATTAATTAACATTAAACAACAATAATTAAGTAATAAACTAGCATAAATCAATGAATTTAGGGGAGAATTTGGGGAATGCGTATAGGTAATACAATTTCGGCACTGAAATACTACAAAACAACAATACATTGATAAAAACAGGAAAAAAGAGGAAATGTTATATGATTGAAGTTGTTAAAAGAGATAGATTAAGGAAATACCGAAGTTTCAAATGCGGAATCTCGCAAGATATAGGTTTAATTCTTCAATTTGGGGGTTttcaaatttctagggtttgctgGTAATTTGATCTGGATTTTCGAGGGAAGAGACTGAGAGCGCGAAGAGTCAATTGAAGTAAGaatcaagcaaacaaaaccaaatttgtTGACCAACGAATAGTCCAAAGTAGACCGGTTAAACAGGTCAATTGGGTTGAATCAGCCCGGTTATAGTAGGCTGGTTAATTCGATTTGCAAATATTAGGATCGGATTGGGTCATTTCGTGTTCGGGTTAGTTTTAGATCAACAATTATCAAGttactagatttcatgcccgggCGTTGCCCAGGTAATATCCTTATGCTAATGTTGAATCAGAATACATAATAAATACTTCACATAATATCATAACATTTGTGAAACATACATACAAACAAAAATCTGAGTTTGTCACCAAGAAAAATTCAAGACCAACTTCTTGTTAACAGAAATATCATTCATATATAAGACGGGTGTATCCGTCTTAACATTAAAACAGGTTAAGTATCATCCAACTTGTACATATAAGATAAATTTTCGTTCTTTTCCTTATGCtttctgtttttgttttattcAAACAATGTGACttgtcttaagtttaagacaaaTATATCTcgattaaataagaatttgtaaaACTCGATTAGAAGTGAGACTATATTACATAGAGTAACAACTACGGATTAACAATTACTACAAAATAAATGTTAAAAAAAAATGACACTAAAAGAGGATTATAATGCATTAAAGTTTCCATTTTATACAACTATATCTATTTATTATTGCTTACAATCTCAATATAGTACTTAAAACATCAGAATAAAGTATGTGTCAAGAATATATACAGCTAATGAATTACTTAAAACTTTCTACGTTAGCATTTGTTTAGTGGTAGCTTACAACGAATAAAGTTGACGAAAGCATACAATAAACGAAAATAGAGATAATCGTAGAAATTTATCTTCCATGTACTATATATAGATATGTAGTATCAGTCTTTTAGTCAAATAGAAGTAAAGTATTGGCGTGTACTCATGTAGTATAAAGTATTTCAACAATTTTTGTATAAAACGGTTTTCTATAAGTGTTCAGTAAGTTATATTGATTAGAATTAATACCCGTGCGATGCACCAACCTGTTAGTAATGACTTTCATTCTATCTGTGCTATATTAATGACCTATGTGATTCTCAATTACTTAAATAAAAAAGTAAAAATTCACTATCTGAATTAGTCAAGACATTTTAAATGTATCCTTTTGAGAATTATTTACAAAGTATTACATCCAcaataattctccttgcattctTTAAAATCCCTACTCTTTAAAAAACCCAAAATTGGGTTACTGTAGCTGTAAGTGTTTCTGACCAAAGTTGGAGCGATGAGAAATAAGATGAAATTATGGGTCAATGATAACCTTAAgcacttaattaaattaattgataaATATTACAGTAAACTTTAAATTTAGATGTCTTAGATTTAAGAGCTTGAGCATGGGTTTAACTTAGGAGGAAAGGTTGTAAACTTGTACGGAGTAATAATTAGATATTATAGGATTGCTTGGTGTTTTAAGCTTTACTAAAAAGTTACACCAAACCATCTTTGATCTGCTCTGCTAGTTTGCAAGTAGCTGCGAAGCAAATAGAAAATAAATGAGCAAGAATCTTTAGTTATAGACATAGATGTTAAGCTCCCTAAAGTAATCAAATTATTAAAGTAAACATAATAATTATAGGTGCATAAATCAAatgtaatactccctccgtctcggtcaatGGTTTACATACACCTACTTTATTTCCACCTCATACAATAAACTAACGTAAACTATTGACTGGGACAGAAGGGTACTCAATATTAGAACACATAATTAAATTTGCAAAATAAACTCCTTTTATGAAGGGATCAAGGGGAGGGAGTGATTGCGGACACATAGATTACAGTAGATGTGTTTTAGTAAAATTCATTATTCTACATGTCATGATGTTATATGGAAAAGTTAAATACAACTTTATCTCATTACAAATACTTTCATATTTTATACGGGAGTTTTTTTTTTGATTGCTTATAAAAAAGGAAAAGACAAATATTTTATAAGCAAATGCTTTTGCTACTAATCTTTCTGTTAAACTGtttcataaaaataataatatactaCTCCGTAATCGGTGTGATCATATATTTCGGGACCTTATTGTATCTTTAGAAATCCTTTTCAATACTAATTATGACCTTTTTAGTTTGTAATCCCTGCATAACCGTATTCTGCATAACATAACTAACAAAAAATTAATTTCAAATTCAATGGTAAGCATAAACATGATTCCACTTGTAAAAGAAAGATACCTCCATAAGCAAAATCCTAAGTCAGCATATATTACCTTCTAAGGAAGAGAGTCAATCGCTTGTTTTACTCCGAAGCTTACACAGTTTAGTATATGATCATATATTTTGTTCAAATTATCCCCACTTGCATATTTGTATACTACCTTTGTtcaagtcatttgtttacctttgattaaggTACATCTCACAAAGAATATAGAAGGTAAGTAAATAAACAGACAGAGGTAGTTCCATAAGATAATGTGTTCATGTTTAGAATTTAGTGTTTGTATAGTTAGTTCATAAAGAGGTGGACTCTTCTCTATACGAAGTAGTAGAATCTTGCATAATACCAATAAGTAGAGAGGAAAAACGACTAAATTGAGCTTAGCATGATATGATCAATGATCATATACACTACGTAGTTGATTGAGATAGTATAATTGTTCTGGTAAAGATCGAGATAATCGTTCTggtacaacaacaacattaccccagtgcctcaatggctgccgcaaattgcggggtaaaataaaataaaatatattagaCATGAATTACGGAACATTCATCTAGGTATTATATTAGACATGTTTTTACATAAGATACCACTAATTAACTAATATGACTTACCACCATATTCACATCACAATACCCATCTTACTTTGTAATGTCAGTCATAAATAATGATATCAAGCAAAGATTACCTCTTAAGATGATAACTATTTTCCGGCAACGTAATAACCATGCTTCGTCATTCTTCCATGATCGCCACATCCTACAAAATGAACAAagttatataattaaattatgtaaaCTCAAGTATATAAAAACAATTTAATAACACATAAGTCATTGATATAAATGAAAATAATCAAAAGAATGGGTAACATGATTTGCGTAGGCAAAAGTCCCTCTATGAATTAATGTATAACTCAATTAATTATACATATAAAGCCTCTTAGAACTCTTGTAATAGGTTAGATACGTAgtagttaatgtgaatttgccTTTATTATAATCTTTTTTAATTCTAATTTTTATCTATAATTTGTTAGATATTGATTAGAGATAATATATTTCATAAActaattaatttattaaacaaAAGCAGTAGCCAATGAAATCGCTCCAAAAGTTCATCTTTTAAGTAtatactagatttcatgcccgggCATTGCCCGGGTAATATCGTAACAATGGCTTTCAATAGTTTATCACTTTATCATAATATTTATTAAGAGATAACTTGAGTTATTAATCGTCTAACAGTAGCATTATAATACTTGGTTACACAATGATCGATACGAAATCAATGTAATTCACTTTGAAATAACTCGAGTATTTTTAAATTGAGTTGGACTGTTTATTGAGTTACATGCATAGACGATATAATGATAATGTATATACATATAATAATTTCAATCGCTTGGCAAATTTATCAACTATTGTCGACATTTTTATCTAAACTATCCGAAATACCTCTTTTGCCCATATTAGTTTGCCTATAGATAATCTTATAAATAATAAGGCATGAATAAAAATTCGAGCAAAAACCATAAGCCATTGGGAGATTATCTTCCTTTTCCCAATCAAACGACTTCCGTCAAATTTAATCCTATCTAGTCTTCTGAAATACCGTCAAATTTGCTGATTATTGTCTTATCAAATTCTATATTATATACTCATATGTGTTATAGTTGTATACAAATTGGTTTTGacttgtaattttatttaatactccgtatttctCACATAGATGATAGATCTAATTAGTTTCAATGTTTCATACATAATGTTTGTTGATGATGGACGTTGTAAAAAATAACAAATACTTATTTGAGACGGTTATATGCTTAAGAGAAACTTactaataaaagagagattaaaattTAAAAACACCATATTCTCAGTTTCTAAGCTAAAAGGAGGATAGTTTCTCATACTCATATTGAATTCGCCAATCTATTATCTTCTGGCTAGAGATTGATGTAGATCTTTAGTGGACAGCTaaatatataaataaagggaTGATCGTAAACAAAATCTTAGAAATCAATAGAAGTATATATACACACATAAAAATACTACGAAGCACATAAAAATGGCACATGTACGTGGTATATCTGTCTATATTATTGATGTTTCAGCAGGATTCATTAGTATAGAACAATGACAAGCACAAAATTGAATAAAACACACCTTTTTTCACTACACAAGCACAAAATTGAATGAAACATAGGAAAATTGATGAACTCACCATAATGATGCATACATAGATAGGGTCACAGTTACACATCACAACTGAACAAAGTATTcttattcacaaattctcattatagacgggtatatccgtctataataagaGACGGGTCAGATCCCTCTCACAAAgaggcaagtgggagggcaagtggaaAACCAAGTGGGTTACCATTTGGCCTCCCACTTGCCTCTTTgtgagcacaaattctcattgaagacatgacatatccgtcacaagctgaagacggataccattttacctcacaatgtacccattttttctctctctgcaacactattcatgtggtcccctttctccactaacccattttgttaccattttatctcacaaaatatccgtcacaaatggtaacccgtcacaagggagaccaattgcttTGTGAAAGGGATCCGACCCgtctctcattatagacggatatcacccgtctataatgagacttgCTGATTCTTATTAGTAGAGTAGGACTATGCTTTATTAGGATTTCATTAGTATACTATTGTTCGTGGGTATGgcttttatatattactaaaatttgggaaagacggtctctcactaagttattgagaaatCACTTTTTTGTACCTCTTTATATATTTCGTGATCCCATTATTGTTGATCGTGACCTATAATCTAAACTACCATTAATATCCAGTGTGACTATTATTTAAGAGAAAGAACGACGGCTACCAGCTACTTACTTATTATGGTATGGGTTGATATTGTTGGCTTTGTTGGCTTTTTGATGATCtgaacacacacaaaaaaaaagcaTTAGTACCAATAATTAATACACCAAAATAAACCTAGCAATAATAAAATTCAACAAACTAAAGTACGTAAAACTAAGAGCAAATCGCATCATAAATAAGGGGAAAATAAGTAAAGCTAATTCATGAAAACTAATACATGACCAGATTGTATTTATAGTCTCTATTTTAAGCATCCTATAATTCCTACCAAATGTAGTTTTTTCAAAGGAAAACTCTCCTAGGAGTTTCTACGTGAGTGCAATTAATGTTGCATCAATTCTTATCTTAATCAAATATATACTGATTAATTGAATATTTTTATCTTTGTATATATTTTATCTATTTATTGATACACATAATTTATTCAACAAAAGTaatagccaatgaaatcgctctaaagtaatagccaatgaaatcgcttcaaaagttcctttttaagtatatatatattgatattgatattgatttCTAAATAATAATATCATTAATTGGTGTGCAATAATAACATTCAGATTGGTTTATATTTGGATTAATTCGGCTTCAAGTCAAGCTTAGATCTCGTATTCGGGTGTCAGACTGTCAGGTCAGGTTATTCAGGTCGGTCAATTCGAATTCGAATCCATTTTCCCAGTCAACTCGAAGCTGGTAAAGAGTTTTTTTTATGTTATGGTACATCACTTAATCAAAATGTGTTTTATGAATAtcgtttctgttttttttttttttttttttggtttttaaaaaCCTTTAAAAATAAAATTCGTTGCATACTACTATATAACCGGAATCTTATACGAGTATTTCATTTGCGCTATCTTCACTTTTTTTCCCATCTTCATTTTTCTATTCTTTGACTCCAATTTTTCCGACAATATAACTTTCATCAAAAGATGTCTTATCGTGATCGGGTATGTCATTTCGGGTTAGGTTCAGATTTTACTTGATTTAGCTCCTCAATTCATATTAGGTTGATATTTTCCTATTATTTTACtagttcgagttttatttttagTCATTATCTAGCGAATTTTTAAAATTAGTTAACATTTAATACCTTTCACGAACATCGTTCGTAACACATTAAAATGTTTAAATTTTATCTATATTAATGCAAAAGACAATGCTCAACACAGGATGCGCCACGTCATTCAcccaatttttctttttcttttttttttggggggaaaTTCAGGAAATGGTAGGTCCCGTTTACGTGGAAAGAGTTTATTTCTTTAAATCGCCTCtgacaaacatgcgacaaattaTGTCATAGAaaatattttatgaaataaatagataatcggcagaagtaaaagtaattgcatataaacggaatgaattaaaaatcgaaataaatgaaaataattacatataatcggactgaattacatagttaatgaaataaatagataatcggcagaagtaaaagaaattgcatataaacggaataaattacaaatcggaataaatgaaagtaattatatataatcggcagaagtaaaagaaattgcatataaacggaatgaattacaaatcggaataaatgaaagtaattacatataatcggactgaattacatagttactaataaaattacataattacgtgaATAAATTACATTTACTTACGGGATTGAATAACAAATAATGTGAATATTTTacagaaattaatgaaataattCGTCTTTGCCTTTATGCTTGACGAATATAGGTGTTCATATCTCTAAGAAACTTGGTGATTACGGAAAATACGTAACAATCAATGTCAAATCCCCGAGAATCACTatcatgaaaattttcaatttttagaataatttgcctatgttaaagttgattattaaattatatttcttttttcgggatgtaaagttttttatgtatgcaaattttatttacaatagtatattacgttatttcctcttaaaccattgcatgtgaacacgtatttgaaacaagtgtaaacattaattatgtagatcggtgatttagaccaactagataattacaatagaaatgcaaaaaaaaaaaaaaaaattacatccaaaaacattaattccggcccaaatacatacccgtgcaattttgcacgggtttaaaactagttgttGTTTAACGCTTGTTAATTTACTTGTGAAACAATGAGTTAGTGACTAGTACGAGTTAATTATTGTTGAATTGTGTGAATTTGATGAATTgtatcaaatgtaaacaattgattgttTGAAATGTGAACACCAAAGGTAAATAATGTTCTGAATTTTTATTCATCAAAAACTTAACTTATGAACTGTACATTTGTGTGTTTATATACAAGTGTTGGTTACGAAATATCTGTAACAAACTTTTCCTCTAACAACCTTATGACAGCCTGTCATTGTAACAAACTGTCAATGCATCGTCAGTGCTGAGCTGGAGGAACTATCCAGAACCTGATGGGAGAATGAAGATGCTTGGGGAAGAAGAAACTGATCAACAGAATGCAGGTGTCTTGCAGAATGCAGTGCAGCAACATCAGTGGAAAGACACTAGTCTCAACACCCCCCCTTCAAGTTGGAATCAGGAGGAGCCTCAACGAGACCCAACTTGCCAATAAGATAGTGATGTTGCTTCTCACCAAGTGCTTTGGTCAAAACGTCAGCAATTTGCTGAGAAGTAGAAACATAAGATGTCTTGATCAAACCAGATGTAACTTGCTCTCTGATGTAGTGACAATCCAATTTGATGTGTTTAGTCCTCTCATGAAAAACAGGATTTGCTGCAATATGTTGGGCAGCTTTATTATCACAATAAAATGTAATAGGAGTAGGAACCATGATATTCAATTCCTTGAGCAACTCAGTGAGCCAGACTATCTCACTAGCCGTCTGACTCATACTCCTGTATTCAGACTCAGCTGATGATTTACTGATGGTAGCTTGCTTTTTAGTCTTCCATGAGATTAGAGATTGGCCAAGAAAAACACAGTAGCCTGTTAAAGAGCGGCCTGTATAAGCACAAGACCCCCAATCAGCATCACAATAACTGTGCATGACCAGGTCACTTTGAGCTGAATAGAACAACCCATAATGTAATGTCCCTTTGAGGTATCTGATCAAATGAAGGGCAGCATTGAAATGAGGTTGTCGAGGTTCTCCCAAAAATTGGCTCAGTTGCTGAACACTGTAACTGATATCAGGGCGAGTTAGGGTAAGATACAACAATCTCCCTATAATGCGCCTGTAAACTTCAGGTTTGTCCAGCACTTTACCTTCAACAGTAGACAACTTCAAACCAGTAGGAAGAGGAAACCTGGCTGGTTTGGCTGCAGTCATCTGGGAGTCTTTGAGGATATCAACAATATATTTCCGTTGGTTCAATAAAATGCCAGAGTCTGATCTAGACACTTCAATCCCAAGAAAATATCTAAGAAACCCTAAGTCTTTAATAGTGAATGCCTGATGTAATAATGCCTTAATCAGGTGTATCTCTGACTGATCATCCCCAGTAATCAAGAGATCATCAACATAGACTACAATAACCACAAAAGAGCCTGAGGATGTTCCCTTAGTAAATAAGGAGTAATCAGACTTAGCCTGTGTATATCCATGCTGAACTAGAAATTTAGATAACTCAAGGTTCCATTGTCTTGATGCCTGCTTAAGGCCATACAAAGACCTTTTCAAGAAGCAAACATCTGTAGCTAGTCCTTTATCATAGCCCTCTGGTTTTTTCATGTAGACTTCATCATCAAGATATCCATGCAAAAATGCATTATT is a window encoding:
- the LOC141594936 gene encoding protein gamma response 1; this translates as MQCNYLDSEKSPEMGLPVEGNDTKYISGLSTILVASIQEAKDRISQVEYIFCSQLYPNFQKNSKCAEKLYSEARAVAEDEWKGQVSDLKNQLNGIFVEKEQAIEECKAAQTENVKLLERVAVLEEMLATKTKEVDEGSRFHAKLLEVVESKSSVIISIEKQLKEKEEKINSLLEKFREQEEKVMTLSKDLQEKHEEVNKGKKLEKEFIRKIDTQTLTISNHEQMVSNFEKEKKQLAVQLENMEACVSGLRNELRRKSIELEEATHLQEQSVEQVNRNKSELTKKEQLLSACEKEKQVLLSRITNLENNVEECRDKPRNGTSMTPNVNVLAKQLELKNAELSAESQKRRDVVAAYKKLKSQQIFLLRKLGPTSEGMLLQIKEEEGSDHLSNDNKTSAPPEIKIKNPVGNVFGAELSKVKKEVDSMQNSDDELSGQLNQMANSRSPPCSSSPVRTNWTTKKVLSSSAGTKRPASGWRETRSRQSPGGADPHDDFLDTPYDNIRGNLIKAVQDNQHNATTLNSKEAVSDSSDDETQDMRPRPGPDKHVQKARKVGPKDFKFVEPVRKKAERENLNGIECKQCKKFYDAVHGDGEGKEGEINKHNLRCEHHDGVSRHRYRYIPPMTPEGFWNIGFDTEN